From a single Solanum dulcamara chromosome 4, daSolDulc1.2, whole genome shotgun sequence genomic region:
- the LOC129885660 gene encoding pyruvate kinase isozyme A, chloroplastic-like — protein sequence MAGVGDLALMGTKISPNKLIGKLEKRVFGVPLSTSPRFSFSHARSLDVTKSRTTVKAVMQVEKIQRSSELKEGSLSFDVVSEMELKEKGFLGLRKTKLVCTIGPACSSLDELEKLAIAGMNVARLNMCHNSREWHQDVIRKIKKLNQEKGYCVSVMIDTEGNQIQVVDHGSSSSVKAEEDSIWYFTTEKFEGSRPYTIQANYEDFSEGVNPGDEIVIDGGMATFEVMEKIGNGLSCKCTDPGLLLPRAKLSFWRDGKLLGRDYDLPTLSTKDWSDIVFGISEDIDFIAVSFVKDADAIKHLRDYLAINSSKAIKVLAKIESLESLRRLEEIVEASDGIMIARGDLGVEIPLEQIPSVQEDITYVCRQLNKPVIVASQLLESMVEYPTPTRAEVADVSEAVRQYADALMLSGESAIGSYGMKALSVLRTTSTRMEQSCREENKQTLLHQRKLGVSLPDQIAEQICSCAVEMAGNLGVDAIFVYTRHGKMASLLSRNRPNPPIFAFTNDNSTQMALNLQWGVTPLLTDLSDDMEGNVKKTVELVKGKGMIKKDDAILVVSDIIPISTAQTIFQSIQVMTIT from the exons ATGGCAGGAGTGGGAGATTTAGCTTTGATGGGGACTAAGATTAGTCCAAATAAGTTGATTGGTAAATTGGAGAAGAGGGTATTTGGTGTTCCACTTTCTACAAGTCCAAGATTTAGTTTTTCCCATGCTAGAAGCTTGGATGTCACCAAATCAAGAACCACAGTCAAAGCAGTGATGCAAGTAGAGAAAATACAACGTTCAAGTGAATTGAAAGAAGGGTCTTTAAGCTTTGATGTTGTGTCAGAGATGGAGCTTAAAGAAAAGGGATTTTTGGGGTTAAGGAAAACAAAGCTTGTGTGTACAATTGGGCCAGCTTGTTCTTCTTTAGATGAGTTGGAGAAATTGGCTATTGCAGGTATGAATGTGGCTAGGCTAAATATGTGTCATAACTCAAGGGAGTGGCATCAAGATGTGATTAGGAAGATTAAGAAGTTGAATCAAGAAAAAGGTTATTGTGTATCAGTCATGATTGATACAGAGGGGAATCAAATACAAGTAGTTGATCATGGCTCTTCATCTTCTGTCAAAGCAGAG GAGGATTCAATCTGGTACTTTACTACTGAGAAGTTTGAAGGTTCTCGTCCATATACAATTCAGGCAAATTATGAAGATTTTTCTGAAG GTGTCAATCCTGGTGATGAAATTGTCATTGATGGAGGAATGGCAACTTTTGAAGTTATGGAGAAAATTGGTAATGGCTTGAGCTGCAAGTGCACAGACCCCGGTCTACTTCTGCCTAGAGCTAAGTTGAGTTTCTGGAGAGATGGCAAGCTTTTAGGAAGAGATTATGATCTCCCGACTTTATCAACTAAG GATTGGTCAGACATTGTGTTTGGAATATCTGAAGATATCGATTTCATTGCAGTTTCATTTGTAAAAGATGCTGATGCGATCAAGCATCTGAGGGACTACCTTGCAATTAATTCCTCCAA GGCAATAAAAGTGTTGGCAAAGATAGAGAGCCTAGAGTCTCTCCGAAGGTTGGAAGAGATTGTTGAGGCTTCTGATGGGATTATGATAGCAAGGGGAGATCTAGGAGTTGAGATTCCACTTGAACAGATTCCATCTGTTCAGGAAGATATTACTTATGTTTGCAGGCAGCTCAACAAGCCCGTTATTGTGGCCTCTCAACTTCTGGAGTCGATGGTTGAATATCCCACTCCAACACGAGCAGAG GTTGCTGATGTTTCTGAAGCGGTAAGACAATATGCTGATGCATTGATGTTATCGGGTGAGTCAGCCATTGGATCATATGGAATGAAGGCTCTTTCTGTCTTGCGTACAACTAGCACCCGAATGGAACAATCATGTCGCGAAGAGAACAAGCAAACTTTGTTGCATCAGCGCAAGCTTGGAGTATCTTTGCCAGATCAAATTGCTGAGCAAATCTGCAGTTGTGCAGTGGAAATGG CTGGCAACCTCGGGGTGGATGCAATATTTGTGTACACAAGGCACGGGAAGATGGCATCTCTTCTCTCACGTAACCGTCCAAATCCTCCAATATTTGCATTCACGAACGACAACAGCACACAGATGGCTCTCAATTTGCAGTGGGGAGTTACTCCTCTTCTCACTGACCTGTCAGACGACATGGAAGGAAACGTTAAAAAAACTGTCGAACTTGTAAAAGGAAAAGGGATGATAAAGAAGGATGATGCTATTTTGGTGGTATCAGATATCATTCCAATTTCTACTGCACAGACAATTTTCCAGTCAATTCAGGTTATGACCATAACATAG